One window of Phalacrocorax carbo chromosome 1, bPhaCar2.1, whole genome shotgun sequence genomic DNA carries:
- the RBP5 gene encoding retinol-binding protein 5, which yields MPPNLTGYYRFVSQENMDNYLRALDINVVLRKLVCLLKPDKEIIHTGDHMVIRTITSLRDYVMDFDLGVQFEEDLGPVDGRKCQTTVSWEGDQLVCEQLGEKRNRGWRHWLEGDKLHLRMTAEDEVCIQVFQKVK from the exons ATGCCTCCCAACCTCACCGGCTATTACCGCTTCGTCTCCCAGGAGAACATGGACAATTACCTGCGCGCTTTAG ATATCAATGTGGTCCTGCGGAAACTGGTTTGCCTCCTGAAGCCCGATAAAGAGATCATCCATACAGGAGATCACATGGTCATCcgcacgatcacctccctgcggGACTATGTGATGGATTTTGACCTGGGAGTGCAGTTTGAGGAAGACCTGGGACCCGTGGATGGACGCAAGTGCCAG aCAACTGTCTCCTGGGAGGGAGATCAGCTGGTGTGTGAGCAGCTAGGAGAGAAGAGGAACCGAGGCTGGAGGCACTGGCTGGAGGGAGACAAGCTGCATCTG CGCATGACTGCTGAAGACGAGGTCTGTATCCAGGTTTTCCAGAAAGTGAAGTGA